A region of Reichenbachiella carrageenanivorans DNA encodes the following proteins:
- a CDS encoding phosphatidylserine decarboxylase family protein, with amino-acid sequence MTIHKEGYKILFVLLCVLALANYAVRYFLPAHELAQQLALIASLIVYLLVLQFFRNPKITIQSDEGVILAPADGKVVVIENAEEDEYFKGERKQISIFMSPLNVHVCRTPTGGVVKFFKYHAGKYLVAWHPKSSTENERTTMVLQLASGTEILVRQIAGAVARRIKWYVEENHKLKQGDEYGFIKFGSRLDVFLPLDAEVNVKIGDITKGGRTVIATLK; translated from the coding sequence ATGACCATTCACAAAGAAGGATACAAGATTCTTTTCGTGCTGTTGTGTGTATTAGCTTTAGCTAATTACGCAGTGAGGTATTTTCTACCAGCGCACGAACTCGCACAGCAGCTCGCTTTGATTGCCAGTTTGATTGTTTATTTACTGGTGTTGCAGTTTTTTAGAAACCCTAAAATAACTATTCAATCAGATGAAGGCGTGATTTTGGCTCCTGCAGATGGTAAGGTAGTAGTGATAGAAAATGCTGAAGAAGACGAATATTTCAAAGGAGAGCGTAAGCAGATTTCAATATTCATGTCTCCTCTCAACGTACATGTGTGTAGGACTCCTACAGGTGGGGTTGTGAAGTTTTTCAAATACCATGCGGGTAAATATCTAGTGGCTTGGCACCCTAAGTCAAGCACAGAGAATGAGCGTACTACTATGGTGCTGCAGCTGGCTAGTGGCACAGAAATTTTGGTTCGTCAGATCGCTGGAGCAGTAGCCCGTAGGATCAAATGGTATGTGGAAGAAAATCATAAGTTGAAGCAAGGTGATGAGTACGGCTTTATCAAATTCGGCTCCAGACTTGATGTATTTCTGCCCTTAGATGCTGAAGTCAACGTAAAGATCGGTGATATCACTAAAGGTGGACGGACAGTTATCGCTACTTTGAAGTAA
- a CDS encoding phosphatidate cytidylyltransferase, with amino-acid sequence MTSSSSKFSDLAKRLVTGVIGAFFVLFAIAYHEYGFFVVFLLLCVLTQWEFYKLIIANGIVPLRTFGTIMGVILFTMIYLVEKGTISYDAFFMILPFSSCIFFIKLYKKDEKKPFTNIAFTFLGIIYVALPFSLLSVAAFILDEYSYQIIIGIFLILWASDTGAYFAGIQFGRRKLFERVSPKKSWEGSVGGAILSLAFAVGLSYYFKDLALWHWIVISVITVVTGTYGDLVESLFKRSMDIKDSGRKLPGHGGFLDRFDGLLLSIPFIIIFLKFFVQE; translated from the coding sequence ATGACATCGAGTTCAAGTAAGTTTTCAGACTTGGCCAAAAGGCTGGTCACAGGGGTAATAGGTGCGTTCTTTGTTTTGTTTGCCATCGCTTATCACGAATATGGATTTTTCGTCGTCTTCTTACTCCTTTGTGTGCTCACCCAATGGGAATTTTACAAGCTGATCATTGCCAATGGAATTGTGCCGTTGCGGACATTTGGTACCATTATGGGAGTTATCCTTTTTACCATGATTTACTTAGTAGAAAAAGGAACTATTAGCTACGATGCTTTCTTTATGATTTTGCCTTTTAGCTCCTGTATATTTTTCATCAAACTCTATAAAAAGGATGAAAAGAAGCCATTTACCAATATTGCATTTACCTTTCTGGGGATCATATATGTAGCGCTGCCTTTTTCTCTGCTGAGCGTGGCAGCCTTTATTTTGGATGAATACAGTTACCAAATCATCATAGGGATATTCCTTATTTTGTGGGCTAGCGACACAGGGGCTTATTTTGCAGGTATTCAATTCGGAAGGAGGAAATTATTTGAACGCGTGTCTCCTAAAAAATCATGGGAAGGCAGTGTGGGAGGAGCCATCCTTTCTTTGGCATTTGCCGTAGGGCTTTCGTATTATTTCAAAGATCTAGCCTTGTGGCATTGGATTGTGATTTCAGTAATTACGGTTGTTACTGGTACGTACGGAGACCTAGTGGAATCTTTGTTCAAAAGGAGTATGGACATCAAGGATTCAGGACGAAAGCTACCAGGCCATGGAGGGTTTTTGGATAGATTTGACGGATTATTGTTATCCATTCCATTCATCATCATATTCTTGAAGTTTTTTGTACAAGAATGA
- a CDS encoding DEAD/DEAH box helicase, with the protein MSTFSALGISKSLIKGLNELGIKTPTEIQERAIPVLVQGQTDFVGQAQTGTGKTAAFGLPLLELVDPKVSHIQGLILAPTRELCQQIAKQLFKFTKYSDKVFTEAVFGGAKIDEQISKLQRPTQILVATPGRLVDLLERKAVSLEHVQTVVLDEADEMLSMGFKQDLNKILDQTASTSNKWLFSATMPEGVKKMIRTYLSQNAERVELKKKGANENISYQYVVCDPLDKLKVLLSFLRSQKENRGLIFCNTKAAVQTLSKQLQAKNIAADALEGDMKQKERDKVMRAFKNESLQILVSTDVAARGIDVKGLSYVVHYQVPEHLEYFTHRSGRTGRAGLDGLSLCLVNEAEVKRIHFYEQNLKIKMTRIKD; encoded by the coding sequence GTGTCTACATTTTCAGCATTAGGTATTTCAAAGTCACTCATCAAAGGGTTGAACGAATTAGGAATTAAAACGCCTACCGAAATCCAAGAAAGAGCTATCCCTGTTTTAGTACAGGGGCAGACCGATTTTGTGGGACAAGCACAGACTGGAACAGGTAAGACGGCAGCCTTTGGTTTGCCACTTTTAGAACTGGTAGACCCTAAGGTGAGTCACATTCAGGGGCTGATTTTGGCACCTACTCGAGAATTGTGTCAGCAGATTGCCAAGCAGCTATTTAAATTCACCAAGTATTCTGACAAGGTTTTTACTGAAGCGGTATTTGGTGGTGCCAAAATAGACGAGCAGATTAGCAAATTGCAACGGCCTACTCAAATTCTAGTGGCTACTCCTGGTCGGTTGGTGGATTTGCTGGAGCGCAAAGCAGTATCGCTCGAACATGTTCAGACTGTAGTGCTCGACGAAGCAGACGAGATGTTGAGTATGGGTTTTAAGCAGGACCTCAACAAAATATTGGATCAAACAGCCTCCACTAGTAATAAGTGGCTTTTTTCAGCAACAATGCCCGAGGGGGTGAAAAAGATGATTCGCACTTACCTTTCTCAAAACGCAGAGCGTGTAGAACTGAAAAAGAAAGGTGCTAATGAAAATATTTCTTATCAATATGTGGTTTGTGACCCTCTAGACAAGTTGAAAGTTTTATTGTCTTTTCTTAGATCACAAAAAGAAAACCGAGGATTGATCTTTTGTAATACCAAAGCAGCAGTACAAACACTGAGTAAGCAACTTCAGGCCAAAAATATCGCAGCGGATGCGCTTGAAGGAGACATGAAGCAGAAGGAACGTGACAAAGTGATGCGTGCTTTTAAAAATGAAAGTTTGCAAATTTTAGTGTCGACAGATGTAGCAGCTCGTGGTATTGATGTAAAAGGGCTGTCGTATGTGGTGCACTATCAAGTGCCTGAGCATTTGGAGTATTTTACCCACCGAAGCGGCCGTACAGGTCGAGCAGGGTTGGATGGGCTTTCGCTCTGTCTAGTCAACGAAGCAGAGGTGAAACGTATCCACTTTTATGAGCAGAATTTGAAAATCAAAATGACGCGGATCAAGGATTGA
- the scpB gene encoding SMC-Scp complex subunit ScpB, whose product MDYLANHIEALIFCSQKPITDQEIKECLTEMFEADVPLTDIEEAIVKIQDKYQADEFSFEPVKSGGGFQFLTKPAYQASIGILLKQQSKKRLSNSSLETLSIIAYRQPITKGEMEQIRGVNCDYAVHKLLEKELIEIKGKSDAVGRPIIYGTSQNFLDYFSINSLNELPTIKDFVQKENEIGEEQE is encoded by the coding sequence TTGGATTATCTGGCTAATCATATTGAAGCGCTCATTTTTTGTTCGCAAAAGCCGATAACAGATCAGGAAATCAAAGAATGCTTGACTGAGATGTTTGAAGCAGATGTGCCGCTTACAGATATAGAAGAAGCCATAGTCAAGATACAAGATAAATACCAAGCAGACGAGTTCTCATTTGAGCCCGTAAAAAGCGGAGGCGGATTTCAGTTTCTAACCAAGCCTGCTTATCAAGCCAGTATTGGGATATTGCTCAAGCAACAATCCAAGAAAAGACTTTCGAATTCATCGTTAGAAACCCTGTCGATCATTGCCTACCGACAACCCATCACTAAAGGAGAGATGGAGCAAATACGCGGTGTAAACTGCGACTATGCCGTACACAAACTGCTAGAAAAAGAATTGATTGAAATCAAAGGTAAATCTGATGCCGTAGGTAGACCCATTATCTACGGCACAAGCCAAAATTTTCTCGACTACTTTAGTATCAATAGCCTCAACGAACTCCCTACAATTAAAGATTTCGTTCAGAAAGAAAACGAAATAGGGGAGGAACAGGAATAA
- a CDS encoding YifB family Mg chelatase-like AAA ATPase, with protein sequence MLAKTFGSAVYGVDAHIITIEANVIAGTKFFMVGLPDSAVKESEHRVESALKQNGYSMPRQKVIVNLAPADIKKEGSSYDLPIALGILKASGQLDLDELDQSIIMGELALDGSIRPIKGALPIAIEARKQGFKSFILPKENASEAAIVDHLNVYGVDTLQEAIDHLSGTQLIEPLIYDTRDIFHTHVNEYDADFANVQGQENIKRSLEIAAAGGHNVIMIGPPGAGKTMLAKRLPSILPPLSLQESLETTKIHSVAGHLKENSSLIATRPFRSPHHTISDVALVGGGGIPQPGEISLANNGVLFLDELPEFKRTVLEVMRQPLEERKVTISRAKISIEFPANFMLIASMNPCPCGYYNHPEKECVCAPGVVQKYLNKVSGPLLDRIDLHVEVTPVSFDQLTEDRKTESSEEIRNRVIKARMVQQERFKDHPNIFNNAMMNSQMVKSICQINQLGKTLLKTAMEKLGLSARAYDRILKVARTIADLAGKEDIQIEHLAEAIQYRSLDREGWAA encoded by the coding sequence ATGTTAGCCAAAACCTTCGGTAGCGCAGTATATGGAGTAGATGCTCACATCATTACGATCGAAGCTAATGTAATCGCTGGCACGAAGTTCTTTATGGTAGGGCTCCCTGATTCAGCCGTCAAAGAAAGCGAACACCGAGTGGAATCTGCACTCAAGCAAAATGGCTACTCTATGCCTCGGCAAAAAGTAATCGTAAACCTAGCCCCTGCCGACATCAAAAAGGAAGGCTCCTCCTACGATCTGCCTATTGCGCTAGGTATCTTAAAAGCCTCTGGCCAACTGGATCTTGACGAACTAGACCAAAGCATTATCATGGGTGAGCTTGCGCTCGACGGCAGCATTCGCCCGATCAAAGGCGCACTGCCCATTGCCATAGAAGCTCGCAAGCAAGGCTTTAAGTCTTTCATCCTTCCCAAAGAAAATGCCTCTGAAGCAGCTATTGTAGACCATTTGAATGTATATGGCGTAGACACTCTTCAAGAAGCCATTGATCACTTGTCTGGCACTCAACTAATAGAACCTTTGATCTACGATACTCGGGACATCTTTCACACACATGTGAATGAATACGATGCTGACTTTGCCAATGTACAAGGACAAGAAAACATTAAAAGATCGCTAGAAATAGCAGCAGCAGGCGGTCATAACGTAATCATGATAGGCCCGCCTGGTGCTGGAAAAACCATGCTCGCCAAACGGCTGCCATCGATTCTTCCCCCGCTATCGCTACAAGAATCCCTAGAAACAACAAAAATTCACTCGGTAGCTGGCCATCTCAAGGAAAATTCTTCCTTGATAGCCACACGTCCGTTTAGATCTCCACATCATACAATCAGCGACGTGGCACTAGTAGGAGGAGGGGGTATACCCCAGCCAGGTGAGATTTCTTTAGCCAACAATGGCGTGCTGTTTCTAGACGAGCTGCCTGAATTCAAACGAACGGTATTGGAGGTCATGCGACAACCATTAGAAGAACGAAAAGTCACTATTTCTCGAGCGAAGATTTCCATAGAGTTTCCAGCCAATTTCATGCTGATTGCCAGTATGAACCCATGCCCCTGTGGTTATTATAATCACCCCGAAAAAGAATGCGTCTGTGCCCCTGGCGTAGTTCAGAAATACCTCAACAAGGTAAGTGGCCCTTTATTGGACCGCATAGACTTGCATGTAGAAGTGACTCCTGTATCGTTCGACCAGCTCACAGAAGACCGCAAGACGGAAAGTAGCGAAGAGATTCGAAATCGAGTGATCAAAGCGCGTATGGTCCAGCAAGAGCGATTTAAAGATCACCCTAATATATTCAACAATGCCATGATGAATTCGCAAATGGTAAAATCCATTTGCCAGATCAACCAACTTGGAAAAACCCTGTTGAAAACTGCGATGGAAAAACTAGGCCTATCTGCTCGTGCCTATGATCGCATCCTGAAAGTGGCACGTACCATTGCCGACTTGGCGGGCAAAGAAGACATTCAAATTGAACATTTGGCAGAAGCCATACAATACAGAAGCCTAGATAGAGAGGGCTGGGCTGCCTAA
- a CDS encoding DUF427 domain-containing protein, with protein MKAIWNGHVLAESADTLVVENNHYFPPSAIKQEFFKASPTHTHCPWKGEASYYTIDAGGKQNIDAAWYYPSASDLAKNIEGYVAFWKGVEVVK; from the coding sequence ATGAAAGCAATTTGGAATGGACATGTATTGGCGGAAAGTGCGGATACACTTGTAGTAGAAAACAATCACTATTTCCCTCCTTCGGCTATTAAGCAGGAGTTTTTTAAAGCTAGCCCTACACATACCCACTGCCCATGGAAAGGGGAGGCCAGCTACTATACCATAGATGCAGGAGGTAAGCAGAATATAGATGCCGCTTGGTATTATCCATCAGCTTCTGATTTAGCTAAAAATATAGAAGGATATGTGGCCTTTTGGAAGGGTGTGGAGGTAGTGAAGTAA
- a CDS encoding TraR/DksA family transcriptional regulator translates to MSNGEKTRYSQEELAEFEELILGKLEKAKSELNYIKQSLTRSGDSGTDSTFGNVKTLEDGADTAEKESLNQLAARQQKFMTNLENALIRIKNGTYGICKESGKLISKERLRAVPHTTLSIDSKLKQNG, encoded by the coding sequence ATGAGCAATGGAGAGAAAACGAGATATTCTCAAGAAGAGCTAGCTGAGTTTGAAGAGCTGATATTAGGTAAGCTGGAAAAAGCAAAGAGCGAATTGAATTATATCAAACAATCGTTGACTAGAAGCGGTGACTCTGGTACTGACAGTACATTTGGCAATGTAAAAACACTAGAAGATGGTGCCGATACTGCTGAAAAAGAAAGCTTGAATCAACTGGCTGCTAGACAGCAAAAATTCATGACCAACTTGGAAAATGCCTTGATCCGAATCAAAAACGGCACCTATGGTATTTGCAAGGAAAGCGGGAAACTAATTAGCAAAGAAAGGTTGAGAGCAGTGCCTCATACGACGCTATCGATAGACTCTAAACTGAAGCAAAACGGTTAA
- a CDS encoding Glu/Leu/Phe/Val family dehydrogenase, with the protein MGYIEPAPIKDKENPFESMMSRFHIAAQALGLDDEIYNVLKSPYKQAIVSLPVTMDDGSIKVFEGYRVIHSNILGPSKGGVRYDMGVNLDEVKALAAWMTWKCAVVDIPYGGAKGGIRCNPREMSAGEIERMTRAYTQNMHEIFGPDRDIPAPDMGTGPREMAWMMDEYSRAQGMTVNAVVTGKPIVLGGSLGRTEATGRGVMISALAAMEKMKINPFNAKCAIQGFGNVGSWAGKLLEERGVSVVAVSDISGAYYNDGGININEAIAYRDENKGQLEGFPGAEKIDPDELLLLEVDVLIPAAKEDVITFENAAKIKAKLIVEGANGPTSARADAILQENDVLAVPDILANAGGVTVSYFEWVQNRLGYKWTRERVNRRSDRIMKTSFNKVYEISQEYKVSLRIAAYIVAIEKVSTTYKYRGGF; encoded by the coding sequence ATGGGATACATAGAGCCGGCTCCGATCAAGGATAAAGAGAATCCTTTCGAGTCAATGATGTCTAGATTTCACATCGCCGCACAAGCACTAGGCCTCGACGATGAAATTTACAATGTATTAAAGTCTCCATATAAGCAGGCCATCGTTTCGTTGCCTGTCACTATGGATGATGGTTCAATCAAAGTTTTTGAAGGGTATCGAGTGATCCACTCCAATATATTAGGTCCATCCAAAGGTGGTGTGAGATATGATATGGGAGTGAATCTGGATGAAGTAAAAGCGCTTGCTGCATGGATGACTTGGAAGTGTGCAGTAGTAGACATTCCATACGGAGGAGCCAAAGGTGGCATCCGTTGCAATCCGAGAGAAATGTCCGCAGGAGAGATCGAAAGAATGACCAGAGCTTATACCCAAAATATGCACGAAATCTTTGGGCCTGACAGAGACATACCTGCACCAGATATGGGCACTGGGCCACGGGAAATGGCGTGGATGATGGATGAGTATTCTCGTGCACAAGGAATGACCGTAAATGCAGTGGTGACAGGAAAGCCTATCGTACTAGGTGGTTCGCTAGGTAGGACAGAAGCGACTGGCCGTGGTGTGATGATCTCTGCCTTGGCAGCTATGGAAAAAATGAAAATCAATCCTTTCAACGCCAAATGTGCGATTCAAGGATTTGGTAACGTAGGCTCTTGGGCGGGTAAATTGCTTGAAGAAAGAGGAGTAAGTGTAGTTGCAGTTAGTGATATTTCAGGTGCTTACTACAATGATGGAGGCATCAATATTAATGAAGCCATTGCTTATAGAGATGAAAATAAAGGACAGTTAGAAGGCTTCCCAGGGGCAGAAAAAATTGATCCCGATGAATTACTTCTTTTGGAAGTGGACGTATTGATTCCAGCAGCGAAAGAAGATGTGATCACATTTGAAAATGCAGCGAAAATCAAAGCCAAGCTGATCGTAGAAGGGGCGAATGGCCCTACTTCTGCTAGAGCAGATGCGATCCTGCAAGAAAACGATGTGCTGGCAGTGCCTGATATTTTGGCGAACGCTGGTGGCGTAACGGTATCATACTTTGAGTGGGTACAAAACCGACTGGGATATAAATGGACTCGAGAGAGAGTAAACCGTAGATCCGACAGGATCATGAAGACATCTTTCAACAAGGTGTACGAAATATCTCAAGAATATAAAGTATCATTGAGGATAGCTGCCTATATCGTGGCTATCGAAAAAGTATCGACAACCTATAAATACAGAGGAGGATTCTAA
- a CDS encoding pseudouridine synthase, whose amino-acid sequence MRKKTNPKSQNKPAAKLETLTFPARLNKYISNAGICSRRDAEVLITEGKIKINDKVITELGTKVEYGDVVKFNNKVIKPQNYAYILLNKPKDYITTMDDPENRKTVMQLINGATESRIYPVGRLDRNTTGLLLFTNDGDLSQKLTHPSYQIKKIYQVELDKPLTAFHFEQIANGIKLEDGEVKVDEIAILSSDKRSIGVQIHVGKNRIVRRIFEHFEYEVVKLDRTMYGPLTKKELPKGKWRNLTDREVVVLKNLS is encoded by the coding sequence ATGCGAAAGAAAACAAATCCAAAAAGCCAAAACAAACCAGCAGCAAAGCTCGAAACACTTACTTTTCCAGCTCGTCTAAACAAATACATTTCTAATGCGGGCATTTGTTCTCGTCGCGATGCAGAAGTATTGATTACCGAAGGTAAAATCAAAATAAACGACAAAGTAATCACCGAATTAGGAACTAAAGTAGAATACGGAGATGTGGTGAAATTCAACAATAAAGTCATTAAACCACAGAACTACGCCTACATCTTGCTAAACAAACCCAAGGACTACATCACCACGATGGATGACCCCGAAAATCGTAAAACAGTGATGCAGTTGATCAACGGAGCTACAGAATCTAGGATCTATCCTGTAGGCAGATTGGATAGAAACACCACAGGTCTGCTGCTATTCACCAACGACGGAGACCTTTCTCAAAAGCTGACACACCCATCCTACCAAATCAAAAAGATCTATCAAGTAGAGTTAGACAAGCCACTCACTGCCTTTCATTTCGAACAAATTGCCAATGGCATTAAACTCGAAGACGGCGAAGTAAAAGTCGATGAAATTGCCATCCTGTCTAGCGACAAACGATCTATAGGCGTACAGATCCATGTAGGAAAAAATAGAATTGTAAGAAGGATATTTGAACACTTCGAATACGAAGTAGTAAAACTCGACCGTACCATGTACGGACCCCTCACTAAGAAAGAGCTTCCTAAAGGCAAGTGGAGAAATCTAACGGATAGAGAAGTAGTGGTATTAAAGAACTTGTCTTAA
- a CDS encoding RNA polymerase sigma factor — protein MNNFGVSDSLLVSHYKNGSEEAFEELVARHKSRVFTTIYLIVKDKYVAEDLLQETFIKVVKTVKSGKYNEEGKFLPWVLRIAHNLAIDFFRKDKRYPTIVMEDGSGVFNTLAFAEDSVESIQIKQDTNALLKKLVQELPEVQKEVLIMRHYMQMSFQDIAESTNVSINTALGRMRYALINLRKKMQKLNIAYDHHFYRK, from the coding sequence ATGAATAATTTTGGTGTTAGTGATAGCTTATTAGTATCACATTACAAAAACGGTAGCGAAGAGGCGTTTGAAGAGTTGGTGGCTCGACATAAGTCTCGTGTGTTCACTACTATTTACTTGATCGTGAAAGATAAATATGTGGCTGAAGATCTTCTTCAGGAAACATTTATCAAAGTGGTGAAAACCGTGAAGTCAGGCAAATACAATGAAGAAGGCAAATTTCTACCATGGGTATTGCGCATTGCGCACAACTTGGCGATTGATTTTTTTAGGAAAGACAAACGTTACCCAACTATTGTAATGGAAGATGGAAGTGGTGTATTCAATACGCTCGCTTTTGCTGAAGACTCCGTAGAGTCTATCCAAATCAAACAAGATACTAATGCGTTATTAAAAAAACTTGTGCAGGAATTACCCGAAGTACAAAAGGAAGTTTTAATAATGAGACACTATATGCAAATGAGTTTTCAAGACATTGCAGAGTCCACTAACGTCAGTATCAATACAGCTTTAGGTCGGATGAGATATGCCTTGATCAATTTGCGTAAGAAAATGCAAAAATTGAACATCGCTTATGATCACCACTTTTACCGAAAATGA
- the nth gene encoding endonuclease III: MNKKERYQFFIDYFSRHNPEAETELHYENPFQLIVAVALSAQCTDKRVNMVTPAIFESFPTPEALAASNFDELFPYIRSISYPNNKTKHLLGMAKMLVEDFNSEVPADIKELQKLPGVGRKTANVIASVVFNQPTMAVDTHVFRVSKRLGLVPQTAKTPLEVEKQLVKFIPEEHIPKAHHWLILHGRYICLARKPKCEKCEISLMCKYFEKNVQPKQQSSSS, encoded by the coding sequence ATGAATAAAAAAGAGCGGTATCAGTTTTTTATAGATTATTTCAGTCGGCACAACCCAGAAGCAGAAACTGAGCTTCACTATGAAAACCCCTTTCAGCTGATAGTAGCTGTAGCGCTTAGTGCTCAATGCACAGACAAGCGCGTGAATATGGTGACGCCAGCTATCTTCGAATCGTTCCCTACGCCAGAAGCACTTGCAGCCTCTAACTTCGACGAGCTATTTCCCTATATCAGATCCATTTCCTACCCCAACAACAAAACCAAGCACTTACTAGGCATGGCTAAAATGTTAGTAGAAGACTTCAATTCAGAAGTACCAGCAGACATCAAAGAACTACAAAAACTCCCTGGAGTAGGCCGAAAAACTGCCAATGTAATAGCCTCAGTAGTCTTCAATCAGCCCACGATGGCAGTAGACACACACGTCTTCCGTGTATCCAAACGCTTGGGTCTAGTCCCTCAAACAGCCAAAACACCGCTAGAGGTAGAAAAGCAATTAGTCAAGTTCATCCCAGAAGAACACATCCCCAAAGCACACCATTGGCTCATCTTGCATGGCAGGTACATCTGCCTCGCCAGAAAGCCAAAGTGTGAAAAATGTGAGATCTCACTGATGTGTAAATACTTCGAAAAAAACGTACAGCCTAAGCAGCAGTCGTCTTCATCTTAG